The Halomicronema hongdechloris C2206 genome includes a window with the following:
- a CDS encoding cation diffusion facilitator family transporter, which translates to MTTRLSTDHRRAVRRVLLITLGLNLLVVLLKSIIGWMTGSLSLLADALHSITDSANNVLGLLTNQLASPKPDRDHPYGHQKYEAVGALAIAAFLGTACFEILQSALERLFLEETTVTMNATALWVMLGILAINMVVAFYERRVGLRLKSHLLTADAHHTMSDVWITITVIGGLIGVWQGLAWLDVALAFPVALLVLKSGWEVLRENLPWLVDEMAIAPEAIHAQVMQVPGVINCHNIASRGLLGRQVFIDMHLIVEPTDVPRAHEITEQVEARLDQVFGPARITIHIEPYDYKSPHISY; encoded by the coding sequence GTGACGACTCGACTCTCTACTGACCATCGCCGTGCGGTGAGACGGGTGTTGCTGATCACCCTGGGGCTCAACCTACTGGTCGTCCTGCTCAAGTCGATCATCGGCTGGATGACGGGGTCCCTGAGCCTGTTGGCCGATGCCCTCCATAGCATCACCGACAGTGCCAATAACGTGCTGGGATTGCTCACGAACCAACTGGCCTCCCCTAAACCCGACCGCGATCATCCCTATGGCCACCAAAAGTATGAGGCCGTCGGGGCCCTGGCCATTGCGGCATTCCTCGGGACAGCCTGCTTCGAGATCCTGCAATCTGCCCTGGAACGGCTCTTCCTCGAGGAAACTACCGTCACCATGAATGCCACCGCCCTCTGGGTGATGCTGGGGATTCTGGCCATCAATATGGTCGTGGCCTTCTATGAGCGCCGGGTGGGGCTACGGTTAAAGAGTCACCTCCTCACCGCCGATGCTCACCACACCATGAGCGATGTCTGGATCACAATCACGGTGATCGGCGGGTTAATTGGAGTCTGGCAAGGGTTGGCTTGGTTGGATGTGGCCTTGGCCTTTCCCGTAGCCCTACTGGTGCTCAAGAGCGGTTGGGAGGTGCTACGGGAGAACTTGCCCTGGTTAGTGGATGAGATGGCCATTGCTCCTGAGGCCATCCATGCCCAGGTAATGCAGGTACCGGGGGTGATTAACTGCCACAACATTGCCTCTCGGGGGCTCTTAGGTCGGCAGGTGTTTATCGACATGCACCTCATCGTCGAGCCCACCGATGTGCCTCGGGCCCACGAGATCACCGAACAGGTAGAGGCCCGATTAGACCAGGTCTTCGGCCCGGCTCGCATCACGATTCATATTGAGCCCTACGATTACAAATCGCCTCACATTAGTTACTGA
- a CDS encoding DNA double-strand break repair nuclease NurA: protein MPVNSSQIRQLLATKRKAFTDFDRSTFQVIDAYRRGWKRCCQLSDQELPAAVPLGARPLETKTPQVDGMVRSTWGWSSREESLAWVRQVLTDVTTFAVDGSQIFPSKDISLPIALIQIGWFENPHSPSGHYDKDIRLEVMTPQDLQVSNQGQPADRRVNIRRFELEIERLIEYMQTYPCPQRCLVFFDGALVVTFAEAFDADSRDAYVKAMTRLLAVSAETRVPLVGYVDTSYARDLTTLVQHQAALPECDAIHDAQLLNPLMNWGDRTALYRCDRGGILDLYGEQCDRIAFCYLKTTREGYPARLEMPSWIWEDGRLDALIDWVRAEVVVGSGYPYAIETADQTAVLQAQDRHIFFRSLQDWAQQSAVNLRFSRKMASKLRRR, encoded by the coding sequence ATGCCAGTTAACTCATCACAGATTCGCCAGCTCTTGGCAACCAAACGGAAGGCATTTACCGACTTTGACCGCAGTACCTTTCAGGTCATCGATGCCTACCGTCGAGGCTGGAAGCGATGCTGTCAGCTCTCAGATCAGGAGTTACCCGCCGCGGTGCCCCTGGGGGCCCGTCCCCTAGAAACCAAAACGCCCCAGGTAGATGGGATGGTGCGGTCGACCTGGGGCTGGAGTAGTCGGGAGGAAAGTTTAGCCTGGGTACGCCAGGTGCTGACCGATGTTACCACCTTTGCCGTCGATGGCTCCCAGATCTTTCCCAGCAAGGATATCTCCCTACCCATTGCCTTGATCCAGATTGGTTGGTTCGAAAACCCCCACTCTCCATCGGGCCACTACGACAAAGATATTCGCCTAGAGGTAATGACACCGCAGGATCTGCAGGTGTCGAACCAGGGACAACCCGCCGATCGGCGGGTCAATATTCGTCGTTTTGAACTCGAAATCGAGCGGCTGATCGAGTACATGCAAACCTACCCTTGCCCCCAGCGCTGCCTGGTGTTCTTCGACGGAGCCTTGGTGGTCACGTTTGCGGAAGCCTTCGATGCCGATAGCCGCGATGCCTATGTAAAAGCAATGACTCGCCTATTAGCAGTCAGCGCGGAGACCCGGGTGCCCTTGGTGGGCTATGTGGATACGTCCTATGCCCGAGACCTGACCACCCTGGTGCAGCACCAGGCAGCCCTACCGGAGTGCGATGCCATCCATGATGCTCAACTGCTCAATCCTCTGATGAATTGGGGCGATCGTACTGCCCTCTACCGCTGTGACCGGGGGGGCATTTTAGACCTCTATGGGGAGCAGTGCGATCGCATCGCCTTTTGCTATCTCAAAACCACCCGCGAGGGCTACCCGGCCCGCCTGGAGATGCCCAGCTGGATCTGGGAAGACGGCCGTTTAGATGCCTTGATTGACTGGGTCCGGGCCGAAGTGGTCGTGGGCAGCGGCTATCCCTACGCCATCGAGACTGCCGATCAAACCGCCGTGCTGCAGGCCCAGGATCGGCATATCTTCTTTCGCAGTCTACAAGACTGGGCCCAACAGTCAGCCGTCAATCTGCGCTTCTCTCGCAAGATGGCCAGTAAACTGCGGCGACGCTAG